One stretch of Tepiditoga spiralis DNA includes these proteins:
- the rfbD gene encoding dTDP-4-dehydrorhamnose reductase: MKKIKILITGSNGQLGVEFQKFFEKININYIAVPHKKLDITNISNLYEVLKNKNITHILNCASYNDVDKAEKNSKLAYKTNALGVKNLSLISNKINAKLIHFSTDYVFDGSKNNPYNIFDTPNPINEYGKSKLIGEKYLKKLSKNYLLIRTSWLFGGNKNFIKKVLEWSKKEEIRVSYNEVSSPTYTLDLVKVTFFLIKQKSFGTYHITNTPTNRYEWAKFILNKIKYTGKIVKVKKEVFNLPAKRPNYSVLLNNHEVKISTWQKSTNNYLRCIL, encoded by the coding sequence GTGAAAAAAATAAAAATATTAATAACAGGTTCAAATGGGCAACTTGGAGTTGAGTTTCAAAAATTTTTTGAAAAAATTAATATAAATTATATTGCAGTTCCTCATAAGAAATTAGATATAACAAATATATCCAATTTGTATGAAGTATTAAAAAATAAAAATATAACTCATATTTTAAACTGTGCATCATACAATGATGTTGATAAAGCAGAAAAAAATTCAAAGCTTGCTTATAAAACAAACGCTCTTGGAGTAAAAAACTTATCTTTAATATCTAATAAAATAAATGCTAAACTTATACACTTTTCAACAGATTATGTCTTTGATGGAAGTAAAAATAATCCATACAACATATTTGATACTCCAAACCCAATAAATGAATATGGAAAAAGTAAGTTGATAGGAGAAAAATATTTAAAAAAATTGTCAAAAAATTATCTTTTAATAAGAACATCTTGGCTTTTTGGCGGAAATAAAAATTTTATAAAAAAAGTTTTGGAGTGGAGTAAAAAAGAAGAAATTCGTGTATCTTACAATGAAGTTAGTTCACCAACATATACTTTGGATTTAGTCAAAGTTACATTTTTTCTTATAAAACAAAAAAGTTTTGGAACTTATCACATAACTAATACACCAACTAATAGATATGAATGGGCAAAATTTATATTAAATAAAATAAAATACACTGGAAAAATTGTTAAAGTAAAAAAAGAAGTTTTTAACTTACCTGCAAAAAGACCAAATTATTCAGTTTTACTCAATAATCATGAAGTAAAAATATCAACGTGGCAAAAATCTACAAATAATTATTTGAGGTGCATATTATGA
- a CDS encoding MFS transporter — protein sequence MKFKKDKQYYKFCMYGFFKNLRFFEPFLILFFLEKGLNYFQIGILYAIREISTNILEIPTGIVADSIGRRRTMISSFSSYIISFIFFYLSKSYWLFILGMVFFSFGEAFRTGTHKAMIFEYLKIKGWEDYKVDYYGHTRSSSQFGSAVSSLIAASIVFFSKNYSLIFLFSIIPYIMDLLLMMTYPKELDGELKTFDEKKLKNNFKKVIKDFILSFKDIKLLKAVLNSSIYTGYYKAVKDYLQPVLKSFALTLPLFLTFKNEQRESLIIGVVYFVIFIFTAFAARFSGKFAKIFSSFSKPLNITLIIGLSSGIVAGLFYDIDLRILSIVFYLLIYMLENLRKPLGVAYISSSLNKDILATILSASSQMSTIIVALSSIILGFCADVFGPGNAIIILSALLLIFTPLFLIKEKK from the coding sequence ATGAAATTTAAGAAAGATAAACAGTACTATAAGTTTTGTATGTATGGCTTTTTTAAAAACTTAAGATTTTTTGAACCATTTTTAATACTATTTTTTTTAGAAAAAGGATTAAATTACTTTCAAATAGGAATACTTTATGCAATTAGAGAAATTTCAACTAATATATTAGAAATTCCAACAGGTATAGTTGCTGACTCAATTGGAAGAAGACGAACAATGATCTCTTCTTTTTCTTCTTACATAATATCCTTTATCTTTTTTTATTTATCAAAAAGTTATTGGCTTTTTATCTTAGGAATGGTATTTTTTTCTTTTGGAGAAGCCTTTAGAACTGGAACACACAAAGCTATGATTTTTGAATACTTAAAAATTAAAGGATGGGAAGACTATAAAGTTGATTATTATGGACACACAAGATCATCTTCACAGTTTGGATCAGCTGTTTCATCATTAATAGCTGCTTCAATTGTATTTTTTAGTAAAAACTATAGTTTAATATTTTTATTTTCAATAATTCCATACATAATGGATTTATTATTAATGATGACTTACCCTAAAGAATTAGATGGTGAATTAAAAACATTTGATGAGAAAAAATTAAAAAATAATTTTAAAAAGGTAATAAAAGATTTTATATTATCATTTAAAGATATTAAATTACTAAAAGCCGTTTTAAACAGTTCTATTTATACTGGTTACTATAAAGCAGTTAAAGATTATTTACAACCTGTTTTAAAATCATTTGCACTCACACTCCCTTTGTTTTTAACATTTAAAAATGAACAAAGAGAATCTTTAATAATAGGAGTTGTTTACTTTGTAATTTTTATTTTTACTGCATTTGCAGCAAGGTTTTCTGGAAAGTTTGCAAAGATATTTTCATCTTTTTCGAAACCACTTAATATCACTTTGATAATTGGACTTAGTTCTGGAATAGTAGCTGGTTTATTTTATGATATTGATTTAAGAATTTTATCTATAGTTTTTTATTTATTGATTTATATGCTTGAGAATCTTAGAAAACCACTTGGTGTTGCTTATATTAGTTCATCATTAAACAAAGACATTTTAGCTACTATTTTATCTGCTTCATCTCAAATGAGTACTATAATTGTTGCTTTATCTTCTATAATTCTTGGATTTTGTGCAGATGTTTTTGGACCTGGTAATGCTATAATAATTCTTTCAGCTTTATTATTAATTTTTACTCCTTTGTTTTTAATAAAAGAAAAAAAATAA
- a CDS encoding L-serine ammonia-lyase, iron-sulfur-dependent, subunit alpha: MIKVKEYIKNEVKEAYGCTEPASVALTVARACQETDEKVENIFIETSKSIYKNGMAVKIPGTNGQRGNIIAAALGSKLNNISLEIFKGCTSNIVKEALKMVNEKKVSVKCLYEKSGVYTKATIKTKNHEIITISEGKHDFISLVLKDGKEIYKNEYIEEDSIKYFELKDGIVDEILNSLKTLDENDLNFITKGIEMNLDAANKCIKEEIPGHELLKNFEDCDMNEIRKCAMAASAARMDGAFVPIMSSGGSGNQGIVTTVPVGILGKNLKKSKKEIAKAAVIAHLISGYIKDKVGKLAPICGAFFSAGAGAAGALTWLMGGNIGQIEQAIETMLSNTTGIMCDGAKESCAFRVGTAVAEAHAAAIMVLKKTHVACSEGFIDCSLEKTIDNVVKINKAFENLDNTLIKIIEERY, translated from the coding sequence ATGATAAAAGTAAAAGAGTATATAAAAAACGAAGTAAAAGAAGCATATGGCTGTACGGAGCCCGCTTCAGTTGCTTTAACTGTTGCTCGGGCATGTCAAGAAACAGATGAAAAGGTAGAAAATATATTTATTGAAACGAGTAAAAGTATATACAAAAATGGAATGGCTGTTAAAATTCCTGGAACTAATGGTCAAAGAGGCAATATAATTGCAGCAGCATTGGGAAGCAAATTAAACAACATAAGTTTAGAAATTTTTAAAGGATGTACTTCAAATATAGTAAAAGAAGCCTTAAAAATGGTTAATGAAAAAAAAGTATCTGTGAAATGCTTATATGAAAAAAGTGGAGTTTATACAAAGGCAACAATAAAAACTAAAAACCATGAAATTATTACAATAAGTGAAGGAAAACATGATTTTATAAGTTTGGTTTTAAAAGATGGAAAAGAAATATATAAAAATGAATATATAGAAGAAGATTCAATTAAATACTTTGAACTAAAAGATGGAATTGTTGATGAAATATTAAATTCTTTAAAAACACTTGATGAAAATGATTTAAATTTTATAACAAAAGGAATAGAAATGAATTTAGATGCAGCAAATAAATGTATAAAAGAAGAAATACCAGGTCATGAACTTTTAAAAAATTTTGAAGACTGTGATATGAATGAAATAAGAAAATGTGCCATGGCTGCATCAGCAGCAAGAATGGATGGCGCTTTTGTTCCAATTATGAGTAGTGGTGGAAGTGGAAATCAAGGAATAGTAACTACAGTTCCAGTTGGTATTTTAGGAAAAAACTTAAAAAAATCAAAAAAAGAAATAGCAAAAGCAGCAGTAATAGCTCATTTAATTTCTGGTTATATAAAAGATAAAGTTGGAAAGTTAGCTCCAATTTGTGGAGCATTTTTTTCTGCAGGAGCTGGTGCAGCAGGAGCTTTAACTTGGCTAATGGGAGGAAATATAGGACAAATCGAACAAGCAATTGAAACTATGCTTTCAAATACAACAGGAATTATGTGTGATGGAGCCAAAGAAAGCTGTGCATTTAGAGTTGGAACTGCCGTTGCAGAAGCACACGCTGCAGCAATAATGGTCTTAAAGAAAACTCATGTGGCGTGTTCAGAAGGATTTATTGATTGTTCTCTTGAAAAAACAATAGATAATGTTGTTAAAATAAATAAGGCCTTTGAAAATTTAGACAATACATTAATAAAAATTATAGAAGAAAGGTATTAA
- a CDS encoding HD domain-containing phosphohydrolase, producing the protein MKKFFILIFLLILINSFSLKIRAGTYSNIPVSFEENDGKIVGIFSEILNYIAKKEGWNIEYTLLPQNIQMKRLLDGKIDLSFAYGITEERKKFYEYNKVFVMNDWATVYTNLSDKDLNYFSMQNKKVGVMKTDIYYDGPVGIKNILKNFEVKCNFVEYDTYEDIFKALEKKEINFGVVSRLYGVMSQKKYNVNATAMIFNPINLYFLFKKDAPINKKIIPILDKYLFELKNKNDSFYYKIINKYIESTVSNKIPIWIYYIFGFILSVIIILIITVYFMKKIINKKTKDALKQKEEVEAAYEELQAYNEELTANQSELEDLYEFSEKEKEKFKKLLEINSKIPQYINLNDSVFISELLNVSIKILDGNYGIAFKLDNDCLYFLSAFGHEINNFKDLKLKNFFNRLEITKLKNIKRMIKENTPQENKDKINGYILETEYSIIIPFVIEGKTNFIITIDKIKGDFEKDFLEISRALRGFIETLLKVKSQNQEFRSSYTNFANRLAMIAEAHDDITGNHINRVGVLSEFIAQKLNLSNDLIFEIKNFAPLHDVGKIFIPNDILGKKGPLTKDEWEIMKKHTVYARRLLGKNKYFQTALNIALYHHEKYNGNGYPFGIQGEEIPIEAAIVSVVDVYDALRSKRPYKKEMKHEEAMKIIFEGDERTNPSDFNPKILRIFEENSDEIKIIYNYLLKNK; encoded by the coding sequence ATGAAAAAATTTTTCATACTAATATTTTTATTAATTTTAATAAATAGCTTCTCATTAAAGATAAGGGCTGGAACATATTCAAATATACCAGTTTCATTTGAAGAAAATGATGGAAAAATAGTTGGTATTTTTTCAGAAATACTAAATTATATTGCAAAAAAAGAAGGATGGAACATAGAATATACTTTACTTCCTCAAAATATACAAATGAAAAGACTTTTAGATGGAAAAATAGATTTATCATTTGCATATGGAATTACAGAAGAAAGAAAAAAATTCTATGAATATAATAAAGTTTTTGTAATGAATGACTGGGCTACTGTTTATACAAACTTATCTGATAAAGATTTAAATTATTTTTCTATGCAAAATAAAAAAGTTGGAGTTATGAAAACTGACATTTATTATGATGGACCTGTAGGAATCAAAAATATACTTAAAAATTTTGAAGTTAAATGTAATTTTGTTGAATATGATACTTATGAAGATATTTTTAAAGCTCTTGAAAAAAAAGAAATTAACTTTGGTGTAGTTTCAAGATTATATGGAGTAATGAGTCAAAAAAAATATAATGTAAATGCTACAGCTATGATTTTTAACCCAATTAACTTATATTTTTTATTTAAAAAAGATGCACCAATAAACAAGAAAATAATTCCTATATTAGATAAATATTTATTTGAATTAAAAAATAAAAATGATTCTTTTTATTATAAAATAATAAATAAGTATATAGAATCAACTGTTTCAAATAAAATACCAATTTGGATTTATTATATCTTTGGATTTATTCTTTCTGTAATAATAATTCTTATAATAACAGTTTACTTTATGAAAAAAATAATAAATAAAAAAACTAAAGATGCTTTAAAACAAAAAGAAGAAGTAGAAGCTGCCTATGAAGAACTTCAAGCTTATAATGAAGAATTAACTGCTAATCAATCTGAATTAGAAGATTTATATGAATTTTCTGAAAAAGAAAAAGAAAAATTTAAAAAATTATTAGAAATAAACTCTAAAATTCCACAGTATATTAATTTAAACGATTCAGTATTTATTTCTGAACTTTTAAATGTATCAATTAAAATATTAGATGGAAATTATGGTATTGCATTTAAATTAGATAATGATTGTTTATATTTTTTAAGTGCTTTTGGTCATGAAATTAATAATTTTAAAGATTTAAAATTAAAAAATTTTTTTAATCGATTAGAAATAACCAAATTAAAAAATATAAAAAGAATGATAAAAGAAAATACTCCTCAAGAAAATAAAGACAAAATAAATGGATACATACTTGAAACAGAATATTCTATTATAATACCTTTTGTTATTGAAGGAAAAACTAATTTTATAATCACCATAGATAAAATAAAAGGTGACTTTGAAAAAGACTTTTTAGAAATTTCACGAGCTTTAAGAGGATTCATTGAAACCTTATTAAAAGTAAAATCACAAAATCAAGAATTCAGAAGCTCTTACACAAACTTTGCAAATAGACTTGCCATGATTGCAGAAGCACACGATGATATAACAGGGAATCACATAAATAGAGTTGGTGTTTTATCTGAATTTATTGCACAAAAATTAAACTTAAGCAATGATTTAATATTTGAAATTAAAAATTTTGCACCACTTCACGATGTTGGAAAAATATTTATTCCAAATGACATATTAGGAAAAAAAGGACCTTTAACAAAAGATGAATGGGAAATTATGAAAAAACATACAGTTTATGCAAGAAGACTTCTAGGAAAAAATAAATATTTTCAAACTGCATTAAATATAGCTCTTTATCATCATGAAAAATACAATGGTAATGGCTATCCATTTGGTATACAAGGAGAAGAAATACCAATTGAAGCTGCTATAGTTTCCGTAGTCGATGTTTATGATGCTTTAAGATCAAAAAGACCTTATAAAAAAGAAATGAAACATGAAGAAGCAATGAAAATAATATTTGAAGGAGATGAAAGAACTAATCCATCAGATTTTAATCCAAAAATTTTAAGAATATTTGAAGAAAATTCAGATGAAATAAAAATAATATATAATTATTTATTAAAAAACAAATAG
- a CDS encoding sensor domain-containing diguanylate cyclase, whose protein sequence is MQINYKIFENIIKSMELGIYILDWKKEIVYWNKGAEKITGITKDEIVGNKFKEELLKYSDKNGNFLNTLETPSMKTIADGRERIEKLYIQIKNKERIPIEVQVYPLKNEENQIIGAFEVFIDISEEERLKEEYEKLKRDAFIDDLTGIPNKKYINKKLRELYDDYKRYKLDFSVLFLKIKNFNSLVEKNGKVFSEKALKQVAKKISSITRSSDFFGFWEGNTFILILRFVNNTQVLEIANRFNSNLKNIEIDETKLEFLFGGSIITEEDTIETLLEKAEKKLLESETDKYENIKL, encoded by the coding sequence ATGCAAATAAACTATAAAATATTTGAAAATATTATAAAGAGCATGGAACTTGGAATATATATACTAGATTGGAAAAAAGAAATAGTTTATTGGAATAAAGGTGCAGAAAAGATAACAGGTATAACAAAGGATGAAATAGTTGGAAATAAATTTAAAGAAGAACTTCTAAAGTATTCTGATAAAAATGGAAATTTTTTAAATACTCTTGAAACACCTTCTATGAAAACAATTGCTGATGGAAGAGAAAGAATAGAAAAACTTTACATTCAAATAAAAAACAAAGAAAGAATTCCTATAGAAGTTCAAGTTTATCCATTAAAAAATGAAGAAAATCAAATTATTGGCGCATTTGAAGTTTTTATAGATATATCTGAAGAAGAAAGATTAAAAGAAGAATATGAAAAATTAAAAAGAGATGCTTTTATAGATGATTTAACCGGAATACCAAATAAAAAATATATAAACAAAAAATTAAGAGAGTTATATGATGATTACAAAAGATATAAATTAGATTTTTCTGTATTATTCTTAAAAATTAAAAATTTTAACTCTTTAGTAGAAAAAAATGGTAAAGTTTTTTCAGAAAAAGCTTTAAAACAAGTTGCTAAAAAGATTTCTTCAATTACAAGATCATCTGATTTTTTTGGATTTTGGGAAGGAAATACTTTTATATTGATACTTAGATTTGTAAATAATACGCAAGTTTTAGAAATAGCAAATAGATTTAATTCTAATCTTAAAAATATTGAAATTGATGAAACTAAGTTAGAATTTTTATTTGGTGGAAGTATAATTACAGAAGAAGATACTATAGAAACACTTTTAGAAAAAGCAGAAAAAAAATTACTAGAATCTGAAACAGATAAATATGAAAATATAAAATTATAA
- a CDS encoding YraN family protein — MANGKVYEDIACTYLKKNKYKILKRNFKIKFGEIDIICKKDDVLIFVEVKGGTDKLSDPAYRANRKKLLKISQVAQIFIQNSNIEFSETRIDVISVNYDGKINHYKSQRF; from the coding sequence ATGGCTAATGGAAAAGTATATGAAGATATAGCTTGTACTTATTTAAAAAAGAATAAGTATAAAATATTAAAAAGAAACTTTAAAATTAAATTTGGAGAAATTGACATCATCTGTAAAAAAGATGATGTTCTTATTTTTGTTGAAGTAAAAGGAGGTACAGATAAATTATCTGATCCAGCTTATAGAGCTAATAGAAAAAAATTATTAAAAATTTCTCAAGTTGCTCAAATTTTTATACAAAATTCTAATATAGAGTTTTCAGAAACAAGAATTGATGTTATATCTGTAAATTATGATGGTAAGATTAATCATTATAAATCTCAAAGATTTTAA
- the gatC gene encoding Asp-tRNA(Asn)/Glu-tRNA(Gln) amidotransferase subunit GatC — protein MLKSDIKKLEKLANIELTEEEEKVIEKDLSNLLEYMSQLDEINVDNVEEMYSPISNELKTVVHKDDPVLFENTEKIKNEFPEIKNDLLKIPSIHG, from the coding sequence ATGTTAAAAAGTGATATTAAAAAACTTGAGAAATTAGCAAATATTGAATTAACAGAAGAAGAGGAAAAGGTTATTGAAAAAGATTTATCAAACCTACTTGAATACATGTCTCAATTAGATGAAATAAATGTAGATAATGTTGAAGAGATGTATTCACCAATTTCAAATGAACTTAAAACAGTAGTTCATAAAGATGATCCTGTATTATTTGAAAATACAGAAAAAATAAAAAATGAATTTCCAGAAATAAAAAATGATCTATTAAAAATACCAAGTATACATGGCTAA
- the yfcE gene encoding phosphodiesterase: MILGIMSDTHGSLSYFNKALKVLNKVDRYIHLGDFLYHGPRNPLPDGYNPKELAKELKKLKYSYVTGNCDAQIDNYVLDLPEVKPYSMESYENFKILMTHGFTPTIEEAIELANKNNCDILIHGHTHISKIEKRNNLIIFNPGSTALPKENTPNSVGKITINNNTMILELIDLETGNIYKRKEISK; encoded by the coding sequence ATGATACTTGGAATAATGAGCGACACACATGGATCTTTATCTTATTTTAATAAAGCTTTAAAAGTTTTAAACAAAGTAGATAGATACATTCATTTAGGTGATTTTTTATATCATGGACCAAGGAATCCATTACCCGATGGATATAATCCAAAAGAATTGGCAAAAGAATTAAAAAAATTAAAATACTCTTATGTTACTGGTAACTGTGATGCACAAATAGATAATTATGTTTTAGATCTTCCAGAAGTAAAACCATATTCAATGGAAAGTTATGAAAATTTTAAAATTTTAATGACCCATGGTTTTACCCCAACAATAGAAGAAGCTATTGAACTTGCAAATAAAAATAACTGTGATATTTTAATACACGGACACACGCATATTTCAAAGATAGAAAAAAGAAATAACTTAATAATTTTTAATCCTGGTTCAACAGCTCTTCCAAAAGAAAATACCCCAAATAGTGTTGGAAAAATCACTATAAATAATAACACTATGATATTAGAACTTATCGATCTTGAAACCGGAAACATATATAAGAGGAAGGAGATAAGTAAGTGA
- a CDS encoding MFS transporter, with translation MNETKSLKFLIILPFLSVFFQVGILSSGPQLQQMYGNSFYTSTFIAITPLITMIFGSLWGPILKTLGEKKTFGVALLGWILSLILITIFLSNPILGIIFRGMQGIFDAVFFSIALAGVSKSSIEGNLKAKYYGAIEFMASFGSIMGPLIIGTGFVFNPKYVLLLVIIIVSLYAILGYNIIKNIKIDTVETKKGKFSPKIFLATFFGIVILSTIVSNQAVLPGFGENSFNSPIVGKFLVSIFGTFIMLGNMLKHKIKGVKYWIPMIASVMLFIAYIFINFVFVYLLFTMITGFLLGLSLTMSSEYASKLSKGFEETGMTVYSSLRISGNFLGPYLAGMFTHSNLIIIMSVLTLASTGFLKVSKE, from the coding sequence GTGAATGAAACTAAAAGTTTAAAATTTCTTATTATTTTACCATTTTTAAGTGTTTTTTTTCAGGTTGGTATACTTTCATCTGGGCCTCAATTACAACAAATGTATGGAAATTCTTTTTACACAAGTACTTTTATAGCAATAACCCCATTAATAACTATGATTTTTGGATCTTTATGGGGACCTATATTAAAAACTCTTGGTGAAAAGAAAACATTTGGTGTAGCCTTATTAGGATGGATTTTATCTTTAATATTGATTACAATATTTCTATCAAATCCTATATTAGGTATAATTTTTAGAGGCATGCAGGGGATATTTGATGCAGTATTTTTTTCTATAGCACTTGCTGGTGTTTCAAAATCATCAATTGAAGGTAATTTAAAAGCAAAGTACTATGGAGCAATAGAATTTATGGCAAGTTTTGGATCTATAATGGGACCTTTAATTATAGGAACAGGTTTTGTTTTTAATCCAAAATATGTTCTTCTTTTAGTAATTATTATTGTTTCGCTATATGCAATACTTGGATATAACATTATTAAAAACATAAAAATAGATACTGTTGAAACTAAAAAAGGAAAATTTTCTCCAAAGATATTTTTAGCTACTTTTTTTGGAATTGTAATCTTATCTACCATAGTTAGTAATCAAGCTGTATTACCAGGATTTGGAGAAAATTCTTTTAACTCTCCAATAGTTGGAAAATTTCTTGTTTCAATATTTGGAACATTTATAATGCTTGGAAACATGTTGAAACACAAAATAAAAGGGGTTAAATACTGGATTCCAATGATAGCTTCTGTTATGTTGTTTATTGCATATATATTCATAAACTTTGTATTTGTATATCTTTTATTCACAATGATAACAGGGTTCTTATTGGGTCTTTCATTAACTATGAGTAGTGAATATGCATCTAAGCTATCAAAGGGTTTTGAAGAAACTGGTATGACTGTTTATTCTTCATTGAGAATAAGTGGAAATTTCTTAGGTCCGTATCTTGCAGGAATGTTTACACACTCAAACTTAATAATAATAATGAGTGTACTAACATTAGCTTCAACAGGATTTTTAAAGGTTTCTAAAGAATAA
- a CDS encoding N-glycosylase/DNA lyase, whose protein sequence is MDLVKELFNIKPECNTLVENRFKEFENLGKNGSEEDLFSELSFCVLTANWSAKGGIRAQKEIGNGFINLSEEKLIEALKSVGHRFPKARAKYIVSNRWIIGNLKALIKKDPFEAREYIVKNIKGISWKESSHFLRNCGISNLAILDKHIMRLMIKAGLLNELPKSGWSKKKYIEIEEKLRPISKKFEEPIGKLDLYMWFMAKKSVDK, encoded by the coding sequence ATGGATTTAGTAAAAGAATTGTTTAACATAAAACCAGAATGTAATACTTTAGTGGAAAATAGATTTAAAGAATTTGAAAATCTTGGAAAAAATGGAAGTGAAGAAGATTTATTTTCTGAATTATCCTTTTGTGTTTTAACTGCAAACTGGAGTGCTAAAGGTGGAATACGTGCTCAAAAAGAAATTGGAAATGGCTTTATAAATTTATCTGAAGAAAAATTAATTGAAGCCTTAAAAAGTGTTGGCCACAGATTTCCAAAAGCACGAGCTAAATATATTGTCAGCAACAGATGGATAATTGGAAATTTAAAAGCTTTAATAAAAAAAGATCCTTTTGAAGCAAGAGAATATATTGTTAAAAATATTAAAGGTATAAGTTGGAAAGAATCTAGTCATTTTTTAAGAAATTGTGGTATTTCTAACCTTGCTATTTTAGACAAACACATAATGAGATTGATGATAAAAGCAGGTCTTTTAAATGAATTACCAAAATCTGGTTGGTCAAAGAAAAAGTATATTGAAATAGAAGAAAAATTAAGACCAATTTCAAAAAAATTTGAAGAACCTATTGGCAAGTTAGACTTGTATATGTGGTTTATGGCTAAAAAATCTGTAGACAAATAA
- a CDS encoding FmdB family zinc ribbon protein encodes MPIYRYECTECGHDFTVMHSMNETPNIKCEKCGAPAKRIIGKVGISFKGSGYYINDSKKTASTK; translated from the coding sequence ATGCCAATATACAGATACGAATGTACAGAATGTGGTCATGATTTTACGGTAATGCACTCTATGAATGAAACACCAAATATAAAATGTGAAAAATGTGGAGCACCTGCAAAAAGAATAATAGGAAAGGTTGGCATTTCATTTAAAGGATCAGGTTACTATATAAATGATTCTAAAAAAACCGCCTCTACCAAATAA